The Deltaproteobacteria bacterium sequence GCCGGCCGTGCCCCGTGCGCTCAGACGTGGTGCCGTTGCTCGCACCATCGCCCGACTTGTCGCGGCGGCGCTTCTCGGACGACGCGCCGAAGAGCTCGCGGTTGCGCGCGTCGAGCTGCTCCTTCAGAAACGCGAGCTCCTGCTGGATCGCGAGGATCGCATCCTCGCCGCGCGCGACCGCGAGCTCCTGCGCGAGCTCGAGGAGGCGCTTGTGCAGCCGGGAGTTCTCGGCCTGCTGGATGAGGGCGACCTGGCGCAGGCGCTCGATGTCGCTCTCGGTCTCGATCCGGATCACACCGATGTCTTAGCAAGCGCAAAGTTCAAAGACCAGGCGCGCGAGTGGGATTTCGTGTACTTTCACTGTCGCGCAGCGAGCGGTCGCGGCACGAAGACCGCCGGCGACAGCGCGACGCGCCCGATCGCGCGCGAGCCCTCGAGGAAGAGCGCGAGCTCGCTCGTCGTCAGCTCGACCGCAGCCGCGCGGCCTCCCCACAGGCTCGCGAAGCGCCCCTGCTCGAGACGCTTCGCGTAGATGCACAGCCCCGTGCCGTCCCACACCAGCACCTGCGCACGCGTCCGGCTGCGGTTCACGAAGAGGAACAGGTGCCCCGACAGCGGATCGCGACCGAGCCTCTTCGACACCAGCGCCGAGAGTCCGTCGAAGCCCGCGCGCAGGTCCGCCGGCTCCGGGTACGCCCACACGCGCAGCGTGCGCGTCGAGCCGATCACG is a genomic window containing:
- the tnpB gene encoding IS66 family insertion sequence element accessory protein TnpB: MIGSTRTLRVWAYPEPADLRAGFDGLSALVSKRLGRDPLSGHLFLFVNRSRTRAQVLVWDGTGLCIYAKRLEQGRFASLWGGRAAAVELTTSELALFLEGSRAIGRVALSPAVFVPRPLAARQ